The window CTTGCCCACACCGCTATCCTGTGCCATGAACCCCTGCCCTGATGCCCACCACCGATCCGAAGCAGCGAACTTTCCGCAACGAACTGTGGCGGTCTCTTCCTGCGGGGGTGCTGGATACGCTCACCTCCACCTTCGGCATGCTCATTGCCGTGCGCGTCTTTCATCTCGGGGACATGGCCAAGTCCATCTTCCTCAGCGCCACCAGCAGTGGTTTCATGGTCAGCCTCTTTGTGGTGCCTCTGTTGCTGCATGCCCGCAGCACCATCGCCCGCACTGCGGCCAAAGTGCAGATGCTCGGCGGCCTCTTCATGGCCCTGGCAGCGGCATTTCCGCATGAGCCCTGGGTCTTCATCGGCGGCCTCAGCGTAGGCCTCTTCTGCTTTTCCATGCAGATCCCGCTGCTCACCCAGATCTACCGTCTCAATTACCCGGCCACAGAGCGCGGACGCCTCTTTGCCATCGCCGGCTCATTGCGCGCGGTGGCGGCAGTGGCCTTTGGTTTCTTCGGCGGCTGGCTCATCGGCCTGGACTTGGAAAACTACCGCTGGCTGCTCTGGGCCTTTGCCGCCGCAGGCTTTATGTCCGGTCTTTGGACCTACGGCCTGCCTGCCACCCGCTGGGACATTGATGAAGATGCCCCCTCCGGCCTGTGGTCATCCCTGCGCTGGATCAAAATTGACCGCGACTTCCGCACCCTGCTCATCTCCTGGA is drawn from Prosthecobacter algae and contains these coding sequences:
- a CDS encoding MFS transporter — translated: MPTTDPKQRTFRNELWRSLPAGVLDTLTSTFGMLIAVRVFHLGDMAKSIFLSATSSGFMVSLFVVPLLLHARSTIARTAAKVQMLGGLFMALAAAFPHEPWVFIGGLSVGLFCFSMQIPLLTQIYRLNYPATERGRLFAIAGSLRAVAAVAFGFFGGWLIGLDLENYRWLLWAFAAAGFMSGLWTYGLPATRWDIDEDAPSGLWSSLRWIKIDRDFRTLLISWMMMGIGNLVAACLFVEYLANPRHGINLPGRDVAWITGVIPVIFRALCSYPWGLIYDKVGLFTVRTILNLIFAAGILTFYLGHGVVAWSIGMALWGIANAGGNVTWGLWVTKLAPKQAVAEYMSVHTFLTGLRGLVAPYLAFAAIGVMSFQTLSILCGIAIIAASAFITVRARGSDDETRRRLGPRERL